The following are encoded together in the Lathyrus oleraceus cultivar Zhongwan6 chromosome 3, CAAS_Psat_ZW6_1.0, whole genome shotgun sequence genome:
- the LOC127130097 gene encoding uncharacterized protein LOC127130097, which translates to MMNHDDEASSSSLRPFNPPTFFHSDILYHGLPPPTTALSYQEQDMVNASSWLTLSPPPQPPPQPLPFENRPLTPSLSPPNATKVLETPPTIQPPFPWATLKPATVHTINHLLYHLNINTISGTLECKSCKFQQTDFRFDLHEKFEKVSNFIKENKSGMFERAPDAWMKPVLPNCESCRKKSTMHPLIGKEEEINWLFLFLGEMIGCCNLEHLKYFCKHANIHRTGAKNRLSKT; encoded by the exons ATGATGAACCATGATGATGAAGCATCTTCATCATCCCTTAGACCTTTTAACCCACCAACATTCTTTCATTCAGACATTTTATACCATGGTCTTCCTCCTCCTACTACTGCACTTTCATATCAAGAACAAGATATGGTGAATGCATCGTCATGGCTTACACTTTCACCACCACCACAACCACCACCTCAGCCTTTACCGTTTGAAAACAGACCATTAACACCTTCACTTTCTCCTCCTAATGCTACCAAGGTGCTCGAAACTCCTCCAACTATTCAACCACCATTCCCATGGGCAACTTTAAAGCCCGCCACCGTTCACACTATCAATCACTTGTTATATCATTTGAATATAAACACTATTTCAGGTACTCTTGAATGCAAATCATGTAAGTTTCAACAAACTGACTTTCGTTTTGATTTGCATGAAAAGTTTGAGAAGGTGTCAAACTTCATCAAGGAGAACAAGTCTGGGATGTTTGAACGTGCACCGGATGCATGGATGAAACCCGTGTTGCCAAACTGCGAGAGTTGCCGAAAAAAAAGCACAATGCATCCATtgattggaaaggaagaagaGATCAATTGGCTGTTTTTGTTTTTGGGTGAGATGATAGGTTGTTGCAATCTTGAGCATTTGAAGTATTTTTGCAAACATGCTAATATTCATAGAACAGGTGCCAAAAATAGATTG AGTAAAACTTAG